A genomic segment from Deinococcus aestuarii encodes:
- a CDS encoding ABC transporter permease has translation MTTYSTTTGARYYLSCLYAIWSREVKRSVRESGQLVGAFSRPLLWVIIFGVGLTPYFRTGLRETTFVVPFTYMQYIFPAVVVLNILYPSIQSAVSLIYDRQFGFFREVFASPVPRSAVFFGKLLGGATVATLQGGLVLLLAPYVDVAITPAMLPGILGVMLLVSLAFTAVGLLIASRLRSFEGFGVFSNALILPLYFLASSVFPLDPSLSVQQQQQVFPAWLVLLVRSNPLTYAIDLLRGFIIDYREHALALDVGVVVSLTLVACTVAYREFRR, from the coding sequence GTGACTACTTATTCAACAACGACGGGCGCCCGGTACTACCTCTCCTGCCTGTACGCGATCTGGTCGCGCGAGGTCAAACGCAGCGTGCGTGAAAGTGGGCAGCTCGTTGGGGCCTTCAGCCGCCCCCTCCTGTGGGTCATCATCTTCGGGGTGGGGCTGACGCCGTACTTCCGCACCGGGCTGCGGGAGACGACCTTCGTGGTGCCCTTCACCTACATGCAGTACATCTTCCCGGCAGTGGTGGTGCTCAACATCCTCTACCCCAGCATCCAGTCGGCGGTCAGCCTGATCTACGACCGCCAGTTCGGCTTCTTCCGGGAGGTGTTCGCCTCACCCGTGCCGCGCAGCGCCGTCTTTTTCGGCAAGCTGCTCGGCGGGGCGACGGTTGCCACCTTGCAGGGCGGGCTGGTCCTCCTCCTCGCCCCCTACGTGGACGTGGCGATCACGCCCGCGATGCTGCCGGGCATCCTCGGCGTCATGCTGCTCGTATCGCTGGCGTTCACGGCGGTCGGGCTCCTGATCGCCTCGCGGCTGCGGTCCTTCGAGGGCTTCGGCGTCTTCTCGAACGCCCTGATCCTGCCGCTGTACTTCCTGGCAAGCAGCGTCTTTCCCCTCGACCCCAGCCTGAGCGTGCAGCAACAGCAGCAGGTGTTCCCCGCGTGGCTGGTGCTGCTCGTGCGGTCCAATCCGCTGACCTACGCCATCGACCTCCTGCGCGGCTTCATCATCGACTACCGGGAGCACGCCCTCGCGCTCGATGTGGGCGTTGTCGTCTCGCTCACCCTCGTCGCCTGCACGGTCGCCTACCGGGAGTTCCGGCGGTGA